The Halopseudomonas sabulinigri genome window below encodes:
- a CDS encoding dihydroorotase: protein MRLTIQGARVIDPASQFDRITDLHIAAGHIQAMGAAPEGFTANQTIDARGLIASPGLVDLNVSLREPGYSRKGSIDSETRAAAAGGVTSLCCPPDSKPVLDTSAVAELILDRSQAAGHARVLPIGALTKNLEGEHLSELVALRDAGCVAFTQGLNPMGSNRILRRSLEYAATFDVPIIFTPLDPSLAEGGMAHEGPTASRLGLVGIPESAETVALARDLLLIEQTGVRAHFSGLTSARAVDMLATAQARGLPVTADVAAYQLLLCDEDLNGFSSLLHVMPPLRSAADRRALREAVQSGVIQAIASHHRPHEPEAKRVPFAASAPGISSVEILLPLALTLVADGLLELPALLSRLTTGPAAALHLQAGQLTLGGAADITLFDPAQACEIGRNWLSRGANCPFIGQGAPAAVTHTLCNGKLVYQAN, encoded by the coding sequence ATGCGACTGACCATTCAAGGCGCACGGGTGATCGACCCGGCTAGCCAGTTTGACCGAATCACCGACCTGCATATCGCCGCCGGCCACATCCAGGCGATGGGTGCTGCGCCGGAAGGCTTCACCGCCAATCAGACCATTGACGCCCGCGGCCTGATCGCCAGCCCCGGTCTGGTCGACCTGAACGTCAGCCTGCGCGAGCCCGGCTACAGCCGCAAGGGCAGCATCGACAGCGAAACCCGCGCCGCCGCCGCCGGTGGCGTCACCAGTCTCTGCTGCCCCCCGGACAGCAAGCCGGTACTGGATACCTCGGCGGTAGCCGAGCTGATCCTCGACCGCAGTCAGGCCGCCGGCCATGCTCGGGTGCTACCGATTGGCGCACTGACCAAAAACCTCGAAGGCGAACACCTGAGCGAGCTGGTTGCGCTGCGCGATGCCGGCTGCGTGGCCTTCACCCAGGGCCTGAACCCCATGGGCAGCAACCGCATCCTGCGCCGATCGCTGGAGTACGCTGCTACCTTCGATGTGCCCATCATTTTCACCCCGCTGGACCCCTCACTGGCTGAGGGCGGCATGGCACACGAGGGCCCTACCGCCTCGCGCCTGGGGCTGGTCGGCATTCCCGAGAGCGCCGAAACCGTGGCCCTGGCGCGCGACCTGTTGCTGATCGAACAGACCGGGGTGCGCGCCCATTTCAGCGGGCTGACCAGTGCCCGTGCGGTCGACATGCTGGCCACCGCCCAGGCGCGCGGTCTGCCGGTCACCGCCGACGTCGCCGCCTATCAGCTACTACTCTGCGATGAGGACCTGAATGGCTTCTCCAGCCTGCTGCATGTGATGCCGCCGCTGCGCTCTGCGGCAGACCGCCGGGCGCTGCGCGAAGCGGTACAGAGCGGCGTGATTCAGGCCATTGCCTCGCACCACCGCCCGCATGAGCCGGAAGCGAAGCGGGTGCCCTTTGCTGCCTCCGCACCGGGCATCAGCAGCGTCGAGATACTGCTGCCGCTGGCGCTGACGCTGGTGGCCGACGGCCTGCTTGAACTGCCCGCCCTGCTCTCACGGCTGACCACTGGCCCCGCGGCTGCCTTGCATCTGCAGGCAGGCCAGCTGACACTGGGCGGCGCGGCGGACATTACCCTGTTCGACCCCGCACAGGCCTGCGAGATTGGCCGCAACTGGCTGTCGCGCGGGGCCAACTGTCCGTTTATCGGGCAGGGCGCACCCGCTGCCGTGACCCACACCCTGTGCAACGGAAAACTGGTATATCAGGCGAACTGA
- a CDS encoding aspartate carbamoyltransferase catalytic subunit: protein MSQTPHHLQLNHQGQLRHFLTIEGLSRELLTELLDTADSFLEVGERAVKKVPLLRGKTVCNVFFENSTRTRTTFELAAKRLSADVLNLNISTSSTSKGETLYDTLQNLEAMAADMFVVRHGDSGAAHFIAERVCPDVAVINAGDGNHAHPTQAMLDMLTIRRHRGDFEKLSVAIVGDILHSRVARSNMQALKTLGCPDIRVIAPRTLLPEGIDQYGVRVFNDLRVGLRDVDVVIMLRLQKERMQSGLLPSEGEFYKLYGLTRETLALAKPDALVMHPGPINRGVEIESEVADGPQSVILKQVTYGIAVRMAVMSMAMTGQTTQRQLTQEAN, encoded by the coding sequence ATGAGCCAGACGCCGCATCACCTGCAACTGAACCATCAGGGCCAGCTGCGCCACTTTCTCACCATTGAAGGCCTCTCCCGGGAATTGCTGACCGAGCTGCTGGATACCGCCGATTCCTTCCTTGAGGTCGGCGAACGCGCAGTCAAGAAGGTCCCACTGTTGCGCGGCAAAACGGTGTGCAACGTGTTTTTCGAGAACTCCACCCGTACGCGTACTACTTTCGAGTTGGCCGCCAAGCGCCTGTCCGCCGACGTGCTCAACCTGAATATCTCGACCTCGTCCACCAGCAAGGGCGAGACCCTGTACGACACGCTGCAGAACCTCGAAGCCATGGCGGCAGACATGTTCGTGGTACGCCACGGCGACTCGGGCGCCGCGCACTTCATCGCCGAACGGGTGTGCCCGGATGTCGCCGTAATCAACGCTGGCGACGGCAACCACGCGCACCCGACCCAGGCGATGCTCGACATGCTGACCATCCGCCGCCATCGCGGCGATTTCGAGAAGCTGTCCGTCGCCATCGTTGGGGACATCCTGCACTCGCGCGTAGCGCGCTCCAACATGCAGGCACTGAAGACGCTCGGCTGCCCGGATATTCGCGTGATCGCCCCGCGCACATTGCTGCCCGAAGGCATCGACCAGTATGGCGTGCGGGTATTCAACGATCTGCGCGTGGGCCTGCGCGATGTTGATGTGGTGATCATGCTGCGATTGCAGAAAGAGCGCATGCAAAGCGGCTTGCTGCCCAGTGAAGGCGAGTTCTACAAACTCTACGGCCTGACCCGCGAGACCCTGGCCCTGGCTAAACCGGACGCCCTGGTGATGCACCCGGGCCCGATCAACCGCGGCGTCGAAATCGAGTCCGAGGTGGCCGATGGCCCGCAGTCAGTGATCCTCAAGCAGGTTACCTACGGCATTGCCGTGCGCATGGCTGTGATGTCCATGGCCATGACCGGGCAGACCACTCAACGCCAGCTCACCCAGGAAGCCAACTGA
- the pyrR gene encoding bifunctional pyr operon transcriptional regulator/uracil phosphoribosyltransferase PyrR, whose product MTALPEVGPLLQQMADQLSRYLKERQIEDPAFVGIHTGGVWISEALHQQVAPEAPMGTLDIAFYRDDFEQHGLPQRVRPSELPFTVDGRHLILVDDVLMTGRTIRAALNELFDYGRPASVTLVTLLDIEARQLPVRADILGASLALPPGQRVKLTGPSPLQLTLNAATN is encoded by the coding sequence ATGACCGCATTGCCCGAGGTAGGCCCACTGCTGCAGCAGATGGCCGACCAACTGAGCCGCTACCTGAAAGAACGCCAGATTGAAGACCCTGCCTTCGTCGGCATTCATACCGGCGGCGTGTGGATCTCGGAAGCGCTGCATCAGCAGGTCGCCCCGGAGGCGCCCATGGGCACACTGGATATCGCCTTTTACCGTGACGACTTTGAACAGCACGGTCTGCCGCAGCGCGTACGCCCCTCCGAGCTGCCCTTTACCGTTGACGGTCGGCACCTGATTCTGGTCGATGACGTGCTGATGACCGGCCGCACCATTCGCGCCGCGCTCAACGAGCTGTTCGACTACGGCCGCCCGGCGTCGGTGACGCTGGTTACCCTGCTCGACATCGAAGCCCGGCAATTGCCGGTACGTGCCGACATTCTCGGTGCCAGCCTCGCACTGCCCCCAGGCCAGCGGGTAAAATTGACCGGCCCAAGCCCGCTGCAGTTAACCCTGAACGCCGCTACCAACTGA
- the ruvX gene encoding Holliday junction resolvase RuvX → MSHHQRAMAFDYGTRQIGVAVGQTLTGSAEPLANLRARDGIPDWEQIGKLIKEWKPDILIVGLPLNMDGSDSEMSARASKFARRLEGRFQLPAQCIDERLSTFEAKQQLRDQRRTPGSYRDNPVDSLAAALLLETWLASQPKENS, encoded by the coding sequence ATGTCGCACCACCAACGTGCCATGGCGTTCGATTACGGCACCCGGCAGATTGGCGTGGCCGTGGGTCAGACCCTCACCGGCAGCGCCGAACCGCTGGCCAATCTGCGAGCCCGTGATGGCATCCCGGATTGGGAGCAGATCGGCAAGCTGATCAAGGAGTGGAAACCGGACATCCTGATTGTCGGCCTGCCGCTGAACATGGACGGCAGTGACTCCGAGATGAGCGCCCGTGCCAGCAAGTTTGCCCGTCGTCTGGAAGGCCGCTTTCAGCTGCCCGCGCAGTGCATTGACGAACGCCTTTCCACCTTTGAAGCCAAACAACAGTTGCGCGATCAGCGGCGCACACCCGGCAGCTATCGGGACAACCCGGTAGACAGCCTGGCCGCCGCCCTGCTGCTCGAAACCTGGCTCGCCAGCCAGCCCAAGGAGAATTCATGA
- a CDS encoding YqgE/AlgH family protein — translation MTQSIPSNLTHHFLIAMPHMADPRFDHSLIYLCEHTDQGAMGLVVNQPSDLNLTDLLEQLEPELDVAAGQQCQVFNGGPVDRERGFVLHRGPHQWESSLDLGPLQLTTSRDILADMARGHGPSEALITLGYAGWGAGQLEQELADNVWLSCPADHHILFALPSAERLGAAARSLGVDWALLTSQAGHA, via the coding sequence ATGACGCAAAGCATACCGAGCAACCTCACCCATCACTTCCTGATCGCCATGCCGCACATGGCCGATCCGCGTTTTGATCACAGCCTGATCTACCTCTGCGAACACACGGACCAGGGCGCCATGGGCCTGGTGGTAAACCAGCCCAGCGACCTCAACCTCACCGACCTGCTGGAGCAGCTGGAGCCGGAACTGGATGTCGCCGCCGGGCAGCAGTGCCAGGTGTTCAATGGCGGCCCGGTAGACCGCGAGCGTGGCTTTGTGCTGCACCGTGGCCCGCACCAATGGGAATCCAGTCTCGACCTCGGGCCGCTGCAGCTGACCACTTCGCGCGACATCCTCGCCGACATGGCGCGCGGACACGGCCCCAGTGAAGCGCTGATCACGCTGGGCTACGCCGGCTGGGGCGCTGGCCAACTGGAGCAGGAACTGGCCGACAATGTCTGGCTCAGCTGCCCGGCCGACCACCACATCCTGTTTGCGCTGCCCAGCGCCGAGCGCCTGGGCGCGGCGGCGCGCTCACTCGGCGTCGACTGGGCGCTGTTGACCAGCCAGGCGGGCCACGCCTGA
- a CDS encoding energy transducer TonB, whose protein sequence is MNTAVTPPAAPPPTVTARDRLGFTLFIAAVLHALIILGITFDLPTPSELSKSLEITLATQQSEEQPEQADYLAQHNQQGSGTLEEKAAPSTPEEADFQDSEINKVNPEQQVSAPPPVPQEQKVVTTSAPKLDQVTTAPAKPKPTEAPPANLHFNMTTLSSEIASLEAQLAEERQQYARRPRVLRLNAASTMQDKGAYYKDAWRRKVEKVGNLNYPAEARSNKIYGSLRLLVSINRDGTLREVRILESSGHKVLDNAALRIVRLSAPFTPFTGDLMDIDVLEIIRTWRFEPGDRVSSS, encoded by the coding sequence ATGAATACAGCCGTGACACCCCCTGCTGCGCCACCACCGACGGTCACTGCACGTGACCGCCTGGGTTTCACCCTGTTCATCGCCGCGGTGTTGCACGCGCTGATTATTCTCGGCATCACCTTCGATCTACCCACCCCGAGCGAGCTGTCCAAGAGTCTGGAAATCACGCTCGCCACCCAGCAGAGCGAAGAGCAGCCAGAACAGGCCGACTACCTTGCCCAGCATAACCAGCAGGGCAGCGGCACACTGGAAGAAAAGGCTGCGCCCAGCACCCCTGAGGAAGCCGATTTCCAGGACAGCGAAATCAACAAGGTCAATCCTGAGCAACAGGTGAGTGCCCCGCCACCGGTTCCGCAGGAGCAGAAAGTGGTCACCACCAGCGCCCCCAAGCTGGATCAGGTCACCACCGCACCGGCCAAACCCAAGCCAACTGAGGCACCACCGGCCAACCTGCATTTCAACATGACCACCCTGTCCAGCGAGATTGCCAGCCTGGAAGCGCAACTTGCCGAAGAGCGCCAGCAGTATGCCCGGCGCCCCCGTGTGCTGCGCCTCAACGCCGCGTCGACCATGCAAGACAAGGGCGCCTACTACAAGGACGCCTGGCGCCGTAAAGTCGAAAAGGTCGGCAACCTGAATTACCCCGCGGAGGCGCGCAGCAACAAGATTTACGGCAGCCTGCGCTTGTTGGTTTCGATCAACCGCGATGGCACCCTGCGCGAAGTACGCATTCTCGAGTCCTCCGGGCACAAGGTGCTGGACAACGCGGCCTTGCGCATCGTGCGGCTTTCCGCTCCCTTCACGCCCTTTACCGGCGACCTGATGGACATTGACGTACTGGAGATCATTCGTACCTGGCGCTTTGAACCCGGCGACCGGGTTTCCAGCTCCTGA
- the gshB gene encoding glutathione synthase: MPIRLGVVMDPISAIHYKKDSTLAMLLAASERQWELFYLEPQDLYLADGQAMGCMRPLQVQANPDHWYDLGESQQLSLSTLDVILMRKDPPFDNEFLYATHILEAAERAGVLVVNRPASLRDCNEKLFATQFPQCAPEHIVTRRADILREFATRHRDVILKPLDGMGGSMIFRIKENDPNLSVIIETLTRHGQEQIMAQRYLPEITDGDKRILMIKGEPVPYCLARIPQKGETRGNLAAGGRGEARPLTERDRWIAAQVGPALRERGLLFVGLDVIGDYLTEINVTSPTCIREIDAAYQTDIGGQLMDAIAEQLSAR; encoded by the coding sequence ATGCCTATTCGTCTCGGCGTCGTCATGGATCCCATCAGCGCGATCCACTACAAGAAAGACAGTACTCTGGCCATGTTGCTGGCCGCCAGCGAGCGCCAATGGGAACTCTTCTACCTCGAACCACAGGACCTGTATCTGGCCGACGGTCAAGCCATGGGCTGCATGCGGCCACTGCAGGTACAGGCCAATCCGGACCATTGGTACGATCTTGGCGAATCGCAGCAACTCAGTCTAAGCACACTGGATGTCATTCTGATGCGCAAGGACCCGCCGTTCGACAACGAGTTTTTGTACGCGACGCACATTCTTGAAGCCGCCGAGCGTGCCGGCGTACTGGTGGTTAATCGTCCAGCCAGCCTGCGCGACTGCAACGAGAAGTTGTTTGCCACCCAATTCCCGCAGTGCGCTCCCGAGCATATCGTCACCCGCCGCGCCGATATTCTGCGCGAATTTGCCACCCGGCACCGTGACGTTATTCTCAAACCATTGGACGGCATGGGCGGTTCAATGATTTTCCGCATAAAGGAAAACGATCCCAACCTCAGCGTGATTATCGAAACCCTGACGCGTCATGGTCAGGAGCAGATCATGGCGCAGCGCTATCTGCCGGAAATCACCGATGGCGACAAGCGCATCCTGATGATCAAGGGCGAGCCCGTACCCTACTGCCTGGCCCGCATCCCGCAGAAAGGCGAAACCCGGGGCAACCTGGCCGCCGGCGGGCGCGGTGAAGCACGGCCGCTGACCGAGCGTGACCGCTGGATTGCTGCCCAGGTTGGCCCGGCGCTGCGCGAACGTGGCTTGCTGTTTGTCGGCCTGGACGTGATCGGCGATTACCTCACCGAGATCAATGTCACCAGCCCGACCTGCATCCGCGAGATAGACGCCGCCTACCAGACCGATATCGGCGGCCAGTTGATGGATGCCATCGCCGAGCAACTGTCGGCGCGCTGA
- a CDS encoding response regulator: protein MEENFESLKVMVIDDSKTIRRTAETLLKKVGCTVITAVDGFDALAKIADNHPDIIFVDIMMPRLDGYQTCALIKNNSAFRSTPVIMLSSKDGLFDKAKGRIVGSDQYLTKPFSKEELLGAIRAHVPQTGSMAGAAGA, encoded by the coding sequence ATGGAAGAAAATTTCGAGAGCCTGAAGGTCATGGTGATTGATGACAGCAAGACGATTCGGCGCACGGCAGAAACGCTGCTGAAAAAGGTCGGATGCACCGTGATCACCGCGGTAGATGGCTTTGATGCGCTGGCCAAAATCGCGGACAACCACCCCGATATCATCTTCGTTGACATCATGATGCCGCGTCTTGATGGCTATCAGACCTGTGCGCTGATCAAGAACAACAGCGCGTTTCGCTCCACCCCGGTGATCATGCTATCCAGTAAGGACGGTTTGTTCGACAAGGCCAAGGGGCGGATTGTTGGCTCGGATCAGTACCTGACCAAGCCCTTCAGCAAGGAAGAGCTGCTGGGTGCCATTCGCGCACACGTGCCGCAAACCGGCAGCATGGCCGGTGCTGCAGGCGCCTGA
- the pilH gene encoding twitching motility response regulator PilH has translation MARILVVDDSPTELYKLTGMLEKHGYEVLKAENGADGVALARQEKPDAVLMDIVMPGLNGFQATRQLTKDPETGHIPVIIVTTKDQETDKVWGTRQGAKDYLTKPVEESTLIQTLKSVLGS, from the coding sequence ATGGCCCGTATTCTGGTAGTAGATGATTCGCCGACCGAGCTGTACAAGCTTACCGGCATGCTTGAAAAGCACGGTTACGAAGTGCTCAAGGCCGAGAATGGCGCTGATGGTGTCGCGCTCGCGCGCCAGGAAAAGCCGGATGCGGTACTGATGGATATCGTGATGCCGGGCCTTAACGGTTTTCAGGCTACGCGCCAGTTGACCAAGGATCCGGAAACCGGGCATATCCCGGTGATCATCGTCACCACCAAGGACCAGGAAACCGACAAGGTCTGGGGTACTCGCCAGGGCGCAAAAGACTATCTGACCAAGCCGGTCGAAGAGTCCACCCTGATCCAGACACTGAAATCGGTACTCGGCAGCTAG
- a CDS encoding chemotaxis protein CheW — translation MSETQHPFDLLQALAQRCRSEASGLPSQEVVSETWSGVGFRLAGHFMLAAMGEVSEILHEPRYTALPRVKAWVRGVANVRGRLLPIVDMSRFFGVTSTVPRKQRRVLVLDRDDIFVGLLVDELLGMQHMPVSTFSERLPVLDDAVRPYVVGAYTGDQTALVFNFRALAHDQTFLDVAL, via the coding sequence ATGTCAGAAACACAGCATCCCTTCGATCTATTGCAGGCGCTGGCCCAGCGTTGCCGCAGTGAAGCAAGCGGCCTGCCGTCTCAGGAAGTCGTCAGCGAGACCTGGAGCGGCGTTGGCTTTCGCCTCGCCGGCCATTTCATGCTGGCGGCGATGGGCGAAGTCAGTGAAATCCTCCATGAGCCACGTTACACCGCACTGCCACGGGTCAAGGCCTGGGTGCGCGGTGTCGCCAACGTGCGTGGGCGTCTGCTCCCGATTGTCGATATGAGCCGCTTCTTTGGCGTTACCAGTACGGTGCCGCGCAAGCAGCGTCGGGTACTGGTGCTCGACCGCGACGACATCTTTGTAGGGCTGCTGGTGGATGAACTGCTGGGTATGCAGCACATGCCGGTGAGTACTTTCAGCGAGCGGCTGCCCGTTCTGGACGACGCGGTACGGCCCTACGTAGTAGGCGCTTATACGGGCGATCAGACGGCATTGGTATTCAATTTTCGCGCGTTGGCGCACGATCAGACGTTTCTCGACGTGGCGCTCTGA
- a CDS encoding methyl-accepting chemotaxis protein, with protein MKKFDKQMLSTMRSNRTLTGLFAALILSLLLLFVNFLYLNIQSTYDTEYIGHAGELRVLSQQISKSATEAATGTPEAFGLLLTARNDFQQRWDYLVNGREETGLPPTPAALQEQLALAQADWDKVRRNADAILASQATVLSLHEVANTLSDTVPQLQVEYEDVVDVLISSGAPADQVAIAQRQSLLAERILGSVNRVLEGDQDSVMAADSFGRDASLFGRVLQGMLQGNAAIGITRVADPEAASRLEEIQSLFRYVSDSVDQILLTSPELYQVRSAANEIFTDSQSLLDNVSDLAIGFENRADSRVVNTLLGYALGVIALGCILLTGVQMTRDTRERLAETRDKNERNQAAILRLLDEIGDLADGDLTAQATVTEDFTGAIADSINESIDQLRALVQTINETALQVEGAAQETQGTAMHLAEASEHQAQEIAGASAAVNEMAVSIDQVSANASESAAVAERSVAIANKGNEVVQNTIVGMDTIREQIQDTSKRIKRLGESSQEIGDIVSLINDIADQTNILALNAAIQASMAGDAGRGFAVVADEVQRLAERSSGATKQIEALVKTIQTDTNEAVISMEQTTSEVVRGARLAQDAGVALEEIEKVSTSLAALIQNISNAARQQASSAGHISNTMNVIQEITSQTSAGTTTARSIGELAKLAEAMRQSVDGFTLPQQDD; from the coding sequence ATGAAAAAGTTCGATAAACAGATGCTGTCCACGATGCGAAGCAACCGCACGCTCACCGGCCTGTTCGCCGCACTGATCCTGTCGTTGTTGTTGCTCTTCGTCAACTTCCTGTACCTGAATATTCAGAGCACATACGACACCGAATACATCGGTCACGCCGGCGAGCTGCGGGTACTCTCGCAGCAGATCTCCAAATCGGCCACGGAAGCCGCGACCGGTACGCCGGAAGCCTTCGGCCTGCTGCTCACCGCCCGTAATGACTTCCAGCAGCGCTGGGATTATCTGGTCAATGGGCGTGAAGAGACCGGCCTGCCGCCGACTCCGGCTGCATTGCAGGAGCAGTTGGCGCTGGCCCAGGCTGACTGGGACAAGGTACGCCGCAACGCGGATGCCATCCTGGCCAGCCAGGCGACGGTTCTGTCGCTGCACGAGGTTGCCAACACGCTTTCCGATACCGTGCCGCAGCTGCAGGTCGAATACGAGGACGTGGTAGACGTGCTGATCTCCAGCGGTGCACCCGCTGATCAGGTTGCCATCGCTCAGCGTCAGTCGCTGTTGGCCGAACGGATTCTCGGTTCGGTAAACCGCGTATTGGAAGGTGACCAGGATTCGGTGATGGCCGCTGATAGCTTCGGCCGCGACGCCAGCCTGTTCGGCCGCGTACTGCAGGGCATGTTGCAGGGTAACGCTGCCATCGGCATTACCCGCGTAGCTGATCCGGAAGCGGCGAGCCGACTGGAAGAAATTCAGTCGCTGTTCCGTTACGTATCCGACTCGGTTGACCAGATTCTGCTGACCTCGCCGGAACTCTATCAGGTACGCTCCGCTGCGAACGAAATCTTCACCGATTCGCAGTCGCTGCTGGATAACGTATCCGATCTGGCGATCGGCTTTGAGAATCGCGCCGATTCGCGGGTAGTCAATACCCTGCTGGGTTACGCGCTGGGTGTGATCGCGCTGGGCTGTATTTTGCTGACCGGTGTACAGATGACCCGCGACACCCGTGAGCGTCTGGCCGAAACCCGTGATAAGAATGAGCGCAACCAGGCGGCGATTCTGCGTCTGCTGGATGAGATCGGTGACTTGGCCGACGGTGACCTCACCGCCCAGGCGACGGTGACCGAAGACTTTACCGGCGCCATCGCCGACTCGATCAACGAATCCATTGACCAGCTGCGTGCACTGGTACAAACCATTAACGAAACCGCTCTGCAGGTGGAAGGCGCTGCCCAGGAAACCCAGGGCACAGCCATGCATTTGGCTGAAGCTTCCGAGCACCAGGCGCAGGAAATTGCCGGCGCTTCGGCGGCGGTAAACGAAATGGCGGTATCGATCGACCAGGTATCGGCCAACGCCTCCGAATCGGCAGCGGTGGCAGAGCGCTCGGTAGCCATCGCCAACAAGGGTAACGAGGTGGTGCAGAACACCATCGTCGGCATGGATACCATCCGTGAGCAGATTCAGGACACCTCCAAGCGGATCAAACGCCTTGGCGAATCCTCCCAGGAGATTGGTGACATCGTCAGTCTGATCAACGACATTGCCGACCAAACCAACATTCTCGCCTTGAACGCGGCGATCCAGGCCTCCATGGCCGGTGATGCCGGCCGCGGCTTCGCGGTAGTAGCAGACGAAGTACAGCGCCTTGCAGAACGTTCCTCTGGCGCGACCAAACAGATTGAAGCGCTGGTAAAAACCATTCAGACCGATACCAACGAGGCGGTTATCTCGATGGAACAAACCACCTCCGAGGTGGTACGCGGTGCGCGCCTGGCGCAGGACGCCGGTGTGGCACTGGAGGAGATCGAAAAGGTATCCACCAGTCTGGCAGCACTGATTCAGAACATCTCCAACGCCGCGCGGCAGCAGGCTTCCTCCGCCGGCCACATTTCCAACACCATGAACGTGATCCAGGAGATTACCTCGCAGACGTCGGCAGGTACCACCACCGCTCGCAGCATTGGTGAGTTGGCGAAACTGGCCGAGGCCATGCGCCAGTCGGTTGACGGCTTCACGCTACCGCAGCAGGACGACTAA
- a CDS encoding CheR family methyltransferase, which translates to MQTTQNWSLQQLPEMDAHQFQQWQTLLEARTGVCVSDQRKTFLQTSVGTRMRELKIADYQTYYEHVTQGAAGAVEWSALIERLTVRETSFMRHRPSFDAIGQHLDRLLVGRAADRPLQLWSVGCASGEEAYSMAIVSEQSIAAAGGHASGYGIWATDISLKALEQGRTAVYPGNRLGGLDERERREWLQTLPNDRYEIAYALRDRVCFSRLNILELAQAPIRDLDIIFCQNLLIYFRRWRRRDLLNLLATRLAPGGMLIIGLGEIMDWNNPLLERLPDDQVQAYVRRESTGLLE; encoded by the coding sequence GTGCAGACAACGCAAAACTGGTCGTTGCAACAGCTGCCGGAAATGGACGCGCATCAATTTCAACAGTGGCAGACACTGCTGGAGGCGCGCACGGGCGTGTGCGTCAGTGATCAACGCAAGACCTTCCTGCAGACCAGCGTTGGCACGCGCATGCGCGAGCTGAAGATTGCCGACTATCAGACCTATTACGAACATGTGACCCAGGGTGCCGCGGGTGCCGTGGAGTGGTCTGCCTTGATTGAGCGCCTGACCGTGCGCGAAACCAGCTTTATGCGGCACCGCCCCTCGTTCGACGCCATCGGTCAGCACCTCGATCGGCTGCTGGTCGGGCGCGCAGCGGATCGTCCGTTGCAGCTCTGGAGCGTGGGCTGCGCCAGTGGCGAAGAGGCCTATTCGATGGCCATAGTCAGTGAGCAGAGCATTGCGGCGGCCGGCGGCCATGCCAGTGGCTACGGCATCTGGGCGACCGATATCAGTCTCAAGGCGCTGGAGCAGGGCCGCACCGCCGTGTATCCGGGCAATCGCCTGGGTGGTCTGGACGAGCGGGAGCGCCGCGAATGGCTGCAAACGCTGCCGAACGACCGTTATGAGATTGCCTACGCGCTGCGTGATCGGGTGTGTTTTTCGCGTTTGAACATTCTTGAATTGGCCCAGGCCCCGATCCGGGACCTGGATATCATCTTCTGCCAGAACCTGCTCATCTACTTCCGTCGCTGGCGTCGCCGCGACCTGCTCAACCTGCTGGCGACCCGGCTCGCGCCGGGCGGCATGTTGATCATCGGATTGGGTGAAATCATGGACTGGAACAATCCCCTGCTTGAGCGGCTGCCTGATGATCAGGTGCAGGCTTACGTGCGCCGGGAAAGCACTGGACTTCTGGAGTGA